One Mytilus trossulus isolate FHL-02 chromosome 5, PNRI_Mtr1.1.1.hap1, whole genome shotgun sequence DNA segment encodes these proteins:
- the LOC134718374 gene encoding uncharacterized protein LOC134718374, with protein MDKNGKEQETNKCIQTEHRKLKTEKHRPNKNIRFTGRVCFLHKYMTETQDVKYDLGCKHSTLCFHGLNIFGRRLSVGRHLTCDKCCGGTHHCNINLQCGHQEQETTLEATTVGQMTTVGQTTTVGQTTTVGQTTTVGQTTTVGQTTTVDPRFSACKGPITKNTGEFYLMRNNGFLTFLSTFKLHLSSSKVKWLGIYNPDIGLCHNISIFNTSQVIDIPSEFKVTRNEIEKKGVHILTSSKTDLYALYKDSITNEGFFVLPKEKLSTSYVIPSFIPSGGGESFIGIVATSFDTDVNITSKLLDKTEMVSYNNTKYGDGETISIHLAERGTLELSSNTDLTGTIVQSNKDIGVQSGVDGAKVPVNSGLMNLLLEMLPPVKDLGTTFFIPPLFDSKRFILRLIATHPNTSITLLGKQLKQATKVVDKIGGYIDINSNTSIKVESDKPIMAVYYQQGEFKPVVPFMVIIKPEGKLEGVQAFTIPNDGLRHHILITTKSTEYPFLQIDGKGIIYKNPHMYDTESFNSSYVVARVDIGPGHHTIGSLYPMVMKVKPGIIIFADSDNDIAYGYPV; from the exons ATGGATAAAAACGGAAAAGAACAGGAGACAAATAAGTGTATACAAacagaacatagaaaactaaagactgagaaaCACAGACCCAACAAAAATATCAGGTTCACGGGAAGG gTGTGCTTCCTCCACAAATATATGACTGAGACACAGGATGTGAAGTATGATCTAGGATGTAAACACTCAACG TTGTGTTTTCATGGATTGAATATATTTGGGCGCCGATTATCTGTTGGCAGACATTTAACATGCGACAAATGTTGTGGAGGAACACACCATTGCAATATTAACTTGCAATGTGGACACCAAGAGC AGGAAACTACATTAGAAGCGACAACAGTTGGGCAGATGACAACAGTTGGGCAGACGACAACAGTTGGGCAGACGACAACAGTTGGACAGACGACAACAGTTGGGCAGACGACAACAGTTGGACAGACGACAACAGTAGATCCTAGATTCTCAGCATGCAAAGGTCCTATTACAAAAA ATACTGGAGAGTTTTACTTGATGCGAAACAATGGTTTCCTGACGTTTTTGTCTACTTTTAAACTACATTTATCATCGTCTAAAGTTAAATGGTTAGGTATATACAACCCTGATATCGGACTATGTCACAACATATCGATCTTTAATACTTCACAAGTAATCGATATTCCATCAGAATTCAAAGTCACCAGAAACGAAATTGAGAAGAAAGGAGTACACATACTTACGTCCAGCAAAACTGATTTGTATGCATTATATAAGGATTCGATTACCAATGaaggattttttgttttaccaaAAGAAAAGCTATCAACATCGTATGTTATTCCGTCATTCATTCCTTCTGGGGGTGGGGAATCGTTTATCGGAATTGTTGCTACATCCTTCGATACAGACgtaaatataacatcaaaactactCGATAAGACTGAAATGGTTAGTTATAACAATACAAAGTATGGAGATGGTGAGACAATTTCCATTCACTTAGCAGAAAGGGGAACCCTAGAACTTTCCAGTAATACTGACCTCACTGGTACGATAGTCCAATCAAACAAAGATATAGGAGTGCAGTCCGGGGTTGATGGCGCTAAAGTACCTGTGAATAGTGGTTTGATGAATCTGTTATTGGAAATGTTACCTCCAGTTAAAGATCTAGGAACGACATTTTTCATTCCGCCATTATTTGACAGCAAACGATTTATATTACGTTTAATCGCTACACATCCAAATACATCCATCACTCTCCTCGGCAAACAGTTGAAACAAGCCACCAAAGTAGTGGACAAAATTGGGGGTTACATAGATATCAACAGCAACACCTCTATAAAAGTAGAATCTGACAAACCAATAATGGCAGTGTATTATCAGCAGGGTGAATTTAAACCGGTCGTACCTTTTATGGTTATAATTAAACCAGAAGGGAAGCTGGAAGGAGTTCAAGCGTTTACCATTCCAAATGATGGGTTAAGACATCATATCCTTATTACCACGAAGAGTACTGAATACCCCTTTCTACAGATTGACGGGAAAGGTATTATCTATAAAAACCCACATATGTACGATACAGAAAGTTTTAATTCATCGTATGTTGTTGCAAGGGTGGATATCGGTCCTGGACATCATACCATTGGTTCGTTATACCCGATGGTAATGAAAGTCAAACCCGGAATTATCATCTTTGCCGATTCCGACAACGACATTGCGTATGGCTACCCTGTGTAA